The following are encoded together in the Proteiniphilum saccharofermentans genome:
- a CDS encoding glycoside hydrolase family 53 protein — MNIKNIFLDTVWALIALTACSSDDKPVYPEPPLYDMSGFAKGADVSWLTEMERSSIKFYDGNDREKECMALLRELGMNSIRLRVWVDPVDGWCNKSDLLVKAFRANNLGMRLMIDFHYSDTWADPGQQTKPAAWTDMDMDELQEAVGDHTREILNELKAHDITPEWIQVGNETGNGMLWEEGKASVNMENYADLNNAGYDAVKEVFPDAKVIVHLHGGHDNDLYRWLFDGLKNNGGKWDVIGMSLYPAADSWQQTNADCIANIRDMISRYDSEVMICEVGMPWDEAEACHDFLADLITKAKAIEDDRCLGVFYWEPQSYGGWKGYTLGAFDENGRPTVALDAFKL; from the coding sequence ATGAACATAAAAAATATATTCCTGGATACGGTATGGGCGTTGATCGCCCTTACCGCCTGCAGCAGCGACGATAAGCCGGTATATCCGGAGCCTCCTCTATACGATATGAGTGGATTTGCCAAGGGGGCGGATGTCAGTTGGCTCACCGAAATGGAACGAAGCAGTATTAAATTTTATGACGGTAATGATCGTGAAAAAGAATGTATGGCTTTACTCCGTGAACTGGGTATGAATTCTATCCGGTTACGGGTATGGGTCGATCCCGTCGATGGATGGTGCAACAAGAGCGACCTGCTGGTAAAAGCGTTCCGTGCGAATAACCTCGGCATGCGCCTGATGATAGATTTTCATTACAGCGATACGTGGGCGGATCCCGGACAGCAGACAAAACCTGCTGCCTGGACGGATATGGATATGGACGAGTTGCAGGAAGCTGTGGGCGACCATACAAGAGAGATACTCAACGAACTGAAAGCGCATGATATCACTCCCGAATGGATTCAGGTAGGCAATGAGACAGGTAACGGGATGCTTTGGGAAGAGGGAAAAGCTTCCGTAAATATGGAAAATTATGCTGACTTGAATAATGCCGGATACGATGCCGTAAAAGAGGTGTTTCCCGATGCGAAAGTTATTGTACATTTGCATGGGGGGCATGATAACGACCTTTATCGCTGGCTATTCGACGGACTGAAGAATAACGGCGGAAAATGGGATGTGATCGGCATGTCACTCTATCCTGCAGCGGACTCATGGCAACAAACGAACGCTGATTGTATTGCGAACATACGGGATATGATCAGCCGCTACGACTCGGAAGTGATGATTTGCGAAGTCGGTATGCCATGGGATGAGGCGGAGGCCTGCCATGATTTCCTGGCAGACCTGATCACCAAAGCGAAAGCCATAGAAGATGATCGCTGTTTAGGCGTCTTCTACTGGGAACCCCAGTCGTATGGAGGTTGGAAGGGATATACCCTCGGCGCTTTCGATGAAAACGGACGCCCTACCGTAGCATTGGACGCATTCAAGCTTTGA
- the porX gene encoding T9SS response regulator signal transducer PorX, protein MVKARLLWVDDEIDLLKPYILFLEEKGYGMQCVNNGRDAIELCRSQRFDIIFLDEQMPGLSGLETLSELHSSYPEMPVVMVTKSEDEGIMNRAIGKKITDYLIKPVKPSQVLMSIKKILEQDERMTEAVTQEYRDLFNPLIAEIGDCRIADDWISVYKKLVFWELRLDQTQNPMSGTLVAQKAEANRLFAKFIRRSYESWIMEGRDHPGRPVMSPDLFQRFVFPSVDKGEKLFFILIDNFRFDQWKMVKDVVSDFFICSEDLYFSILPTATPYARNAIFSGLMPKQLSGMFPDFWVYDSEDEGKNLYEELFIREHLTRLGRNCNFSYHKINRNQEGEKLVTRFMELEKYDLNIMVFNFIDLLSHARTESRMIKELAPDESAYRSLTKSWFLHSPLPALLEKIAKRGYKVVLTTDHGSIRVKKGIKVVGDRETAVNLRYKLGKNLGYDPRRLFDMIRPENAGLPSPNMSTRYIFAVNDDFFVYPNNYNHYQSYYENSFQHGGISMEEMVIPVITLDSKLPITNY, encoded by the coding sequence ATGGTCAAAGCACGGTTGCTCTGGGTAGATGATGAGATAGATCTCCTGAAACCATATATCCTTTTTCTGGAAGAAAAAGGATATGGGATGCAGTGTGTCAATAATGGGCGTGATGCGATTGAACTCTGCCGTTCACAACGCTTTGATATTATTTTTCTGGATGAACAAATGCCAGGCCTGTCCGGCCTGGAAACCCTGTCGGAACTGCATTCATCCTACCCTGAAATGCCTGTGGTGATGGTTACCAAAAGCGAGGATGAAGGTATAATGAATCGCGCTATAGGAAAAAAGATAACCGATTACCTTATCAAACCGGTCAAGCCCAGTCAGGTGTTGATGAGCATCAAGAAGATTCTCGAGCAGGATGAGCGCATGACGGAGGCAGTCACACAAGAATACAGGGATCTTTTTAATCCTCTGATTGCTGAGATAGGAGATTGCCGGATCGCAGACGATTGGATATCAGTGTATAAAAAACTGGTATTTTGGGAACTCAGGTTGGATCAAACGCAGAATCCGATGAGTGGGACACTGGTAGCGCAGAAGGCAGAGGCGAATCGTCTGTTTGCAAAATTTATCCGCAGAAGCTACGAAAGCTGGATTATGGAGGGCCGTGACCATCCTGGCCGTCCTGTGATGAGCCCCGACCTCTTTCAGCGATTTGTATTCCCTTCTGTCGACAAAGGAGAGAAGCTCTTTTTTATTCTGATTGATAATTTTCGTTTCGATCAGTGGAAGATGGTAAAGGATGTTGTGAGTGATTTTTTTATCTGTAGTGAAGATCTCTATTTCTCCATTCTGCCTACCGCTACTCCTTATGCCAGAAACGCCATCTTTTCGGGACTAATGCCGAAGCAATTGTCGGGAATGTTCCCCGATTTTTGGGTATATGACTCAGAGGATGAAGGGAAGAATCTTTATGAAGAGTTATTTATTAGGGAGCATCTGACACGTCTTGGCAGGAATTGTAATTTCTCTTATCATAAGATCAACAGGAATCAGGAGGGCGAAAAGTTGGTCACCCGGTTCATGGAGTTGGAAAAATATGATCTGAATATAATGGTATTCAATTTTATCGACCTGCTTTCGCATGCGCGTACTGAGTCGAGGATGATCAAAGAACTTGCGCCTGACGAATCGGCATACCGTTCACTTACCAAATCATGGTTCCTGCATTCCCCCTTGCCGGCGCTGCTGGAGAAGATTGCGAAAAGAGGGTATAAAGTGGTGCTCACCACCGACCATGGCTCTATAAGAGTGAAGAAAGGAATAAAAGTGGTGGGGGACAGGGAGACCGCCGTAAATCTCCGTTATAAATTGGGTAAGAATCTCGGGTATGATCCCAGGAGGCTATTCGATATGATCCGACCCGAAAATGCCGGATTACCGTCACCCAATATGAGTACCCGTTATATCTTTGCAGTGAATGATGACTTTTTTGTCTATCCCAACAACTACAATCACTATCAGTCCTATTATGAAAATAGCTTTCAGCATGGAGGTATTTCTATGGAGGAGATGGTGATTCCGGTTATAACATTGGATTCGAAATTACCAATTACTAATTATTAA
- the galB gene encoding beta-galactosidase GalB — protein sequence MKRAVLSVFFIIFFFLTVSLYAQQRTEFLLEKNWRFSKGDFPQAISDDFNDKNWEEVRIPHDWAIYGPFDRKHDLQEVAIIQNGERVPTVKTGRTGGLPYMGTGWYRTFFDVENFQSEKQIVTLKFDGAMSEARVYVNGKEVCFWPYGYNAFHCDVTEVLHVDGKNNLLAVRLENKPESSRWYPGAGLYRNVHVIQTNKAHIPVWGTYITTPFVSEEYASVRLRTEIAGDHANIRIVTEIRDMDNKVVATKDNTQQLDHGRPFEQNFIVENPRLWSPETPYLYTATSTLFVDGTKSDEYTTRFGIRDIRFIADKGFFLNGEQRKFQGVCNHHDLGPLGAAINEAALRRQLTLLKEMGCDAIRTSHNMPAPELVKLCDEMGFMMIVENFDEWDVAKCKNGYHRFFDEWAEKDMVNMLRHFRNNPSVVMWSIGNEVPTQCSSDGYKVARFLQDICHREDPTRPVTSGMDQVSCVLDNGFAAVVEIPGFNYRTHRYVEAYERLPQNLVLGSETASTVSSRGVYKFPVEKKADALYDDHQSSSYDLEYCFWSNIPDEDFALADDYHWTLGQFVWTGFDYLGEPSPYDTDAWPNHSSMFGIIDLASIPKDRYYLYKSIWNRDEATLHILPHWNWKGREGEVTPVFVYTSYPSAELFINGKSQGKRTKNNNSLTERYRLMWMDVCYEPGEVKVVAYDENGNKTEEKVVRTAGKPHRIELIPDRNMLSADGKDLAYVNVRVVDKDGNLCPLDDRMIRFTVSGAGEYRAAANGDPTCLDMFHLPQMPLFNGQLTTIVQAGETGGTLTLEAKAKGVQSSKISIRVE from the coding sequence ATGAAACGAGCCGTATTGTCTGTATTTTTTATCATTTTCTTTTTTCTGACAGTTTCTCTTTATGCTCAACAACGTACCGAATTCCTGTTGGAAAAGAACTGGAGATTCAGTAAAGGAGATTTCCCCCAAGCGATAAGCGACGATTTTAATGACAAAAACTGGGAGGAGGTAAGGATCCCTCACGATTGGGCAATCTACGGACCATTCGACCGGAAGCATGATCTTCAGGAAGTAGCTATTATACAGAACGGGGAGAGGGTGCCGACGGTAAAGACCGGCCGCACGGGTGGCCTTCCCTATATGGGAACTGGCTGGTACCGTACTTTTTTTGATGTGGAAAACTTCCAGTCCGAAAAACAAATCGTTACCCTGAAGTTCGACGGTGCGATGAGCGAAGCAAGGGTATATGTAAACGGGAAAGAGGTCTGCTTCTGGCCTTACGGGTATAATGCTTTCCATTGCGATGTCACTGAAGTGCTGCATGTCGACGGTAAGAATAACCTGCTTGCCGTACGGCTTGAGAATAAACCGGAGTCTTCTCGTTGGTATCCGGGGGCCGGACTTTACCGCAATGTGCATGTGATACAAACCAATAAGGCTCATATCCCTGTCTGGGGAACGTATATCACGACGCCTTTTGTGTCAGAAGAATATGCCTCTGTACGCCTGCGGACGGAAATAGCGGGCGATCATGCAAACATACGGATTGTTACGGAGATCAGGGATATGGATAACAAGGTGGTGGCAACGAAGGATAATACACAGCAACTCGACCACGGACGCCCGTTTGAGCAGAACTTTATCGTGGAGAATCCCAGGTTATGGTCGCCCGAAACGCCTTACCTCTATACGGCTACGTCCACCCTATTTGTTGACGGTACAAAGAGTGACGAATATACGACCCGTTTCGGTATCCGGGATATCCGGTTTATCGCCGACAAGGGTTTTTTCCTGAACGGTGAGCAGCGGAAATTTCAGGGAGTTTGCAACCACCATGACCTCGGCCCTTTGGGCGCGGCTATCAATGAAGCTGCTCTACGTCGCCAGCTGACACTCCTCAAAGAGATGGGATGCGATGCTATACGTACTTCCCATAATATGCCTGCGCCGGAATTGGTCAAACTTTGCGATGAAATGGGTTTTATGATGATCGTGGAGAATTTTGACGAATGGGATGTTGCCAAATGCAAAAATGGTTACCACCGGTTCTTCGACGAATGGGCGGAAAAAGATATGGTGAATATGTTGCGCCATTTCCGGAATAACCCTTCCGTAGTCATGTGGAGTATCGGTAATGAAGTACCGACACAATGCAGCAGCGACGGTTATAAGGTGGCTCGTTTCCTCCAGGATATTTGCCACCGGGAAGATCCTACCCGTCCCGTCACTTCCGGAATGGACCAGGTCAGTTGTGTGCTGGACAACGGGTTTGCAGCGGTGGTTGAAATTCCCGGATTCAATTATCGAACCCACCGTTATGTGGAGGCATATGAAAGACTTCCGCAAAATCTGGTGTTGGGTTCTGAAACCGCTTCCACCGTCAGTTCCCGTGGCGTATACAAGTTCCCCGTGGAGAAAAAAGCCGATGCGCTTTATGACGATCACCAGTCCTCTTCCTATGATCTCGAATATTGCTTTTGGTCGAATATCCCCGATGAAGATTTTGCTCTGGCTGACGATTATCACTGGACACTGGGGCAATTTGTCTGGACAGGTTTTGATTACCTGGGAGAGCCTTCGCCCTATGACACCGATGCATGGCCTAATCACAGCTCCATGTTTGGAATTATAGACCTTGCAAGTATTCCTAAAGACCGCTATTACCTGTACAAAAGTATCTGGAACAGGGACGAAGCTACGCTACATATTCTCCCGCACTGGAACTGGAAAGGACGCGAAGGAGAAGTAACCCCGGTGTTTGTGTATACGAGTTATCCCTCCGCCGAACTTTTTATTAATGGGAAAAGCCAGGGAAAGCGTACAAAAAATAATAATTCCTTAACGGAAAGATATCGTCTGATGTGGATGGATGTGTGTTATGAACCAGGGGAAGTGAAGGTCGTTGCTTACGATGAAAACGGAAATAAAACAGAGGAGAAAGTGGTTCGTACGGCAGGTAAGCCCCATAGGATCGAGCTGATCCCCGACCGGAATATGCTATCGGCTGACGGGAAAGACCTGGCTTACGTAAATGTGCGTGTGGTGGACAAAGACGGCAACCTATGTCCATTAGATGACCGAATGATCCGTTTCACGGTGAGCGGTGCAGGGGAATACCGTGCTGCCGCCAATGGAGACCCCACATGCCTGGATATGTTCCACCTTCCGCAGATGCCGCTTTTCAACGGGCAACTCACCACCATTGTGCAGGCCGGAGAAACTGGCGGAACGCTTACCCTTGAAGCAAAGGCAAAAGGAGTTCAATCGTCAAAAATCTCTATAAGGGTGGAATAA
- the mscL gene encoding large-conductance mechanosensitive channel protein MscL, whose protein sequence is MSFRSELKEFLMRGSVVDMAVGIVIGGAFGKIVTSFVNDILMPPLALVSDQGQFVDLKLVLRQAVMEGAEVVKPAVTWNYGAFIQTIVDFVIIGTAIFMVIKAMNSLKRKKEEAPAPPPEPTKEETLLTEIRDLLKNK, encoded by the coding sequence ATGTCATTCAGATCAGAACTAAAAGAATTCTTAATGCGCGGCAGCGTAGTAGACATGGCCGTGGGTATCGTGATCGGCGGGGCTTTCGGGAAGATCGTCACATCTTTTGTGAACGACATTCTTATGCCTCCGCTCGCGTTGGTCTCAGACCAAGGGCAATTCGTAGACCTGAAGCTTGTTTTAAGACAGGCGGTAATGGAAGGGGCGGAAGTAGTTAAGCCTGCCGTTACCTGGAATTACGGCGCTTTCATTCAGACGATCGTCGACTTCGTGATCATCGGCACGGCCATTTTCATGGTGATCAAAGCGATGAACTCCCTGAAGCGCAAGAAAGAGGAAGCACCTGCACCTCCTCCCGAACCGACCAAGGAAGAGACATTATTGACGGAAATCCGTGACTTGTTAAAGAACAAGTAG
- a CDS encoding 3-keto-disaccharide hydrolase: MQAKLSIIILLAFLAVSCGQQSGEIFNGKDLSNWNFVVENNAVPGDQVYTVKEGVISIKGEPLGYMYTKEKYRNFTLELEYRWAGEASNSGVFILIEDPANPFPRGIECQLMAGKAGDFVLLNGSDLNEYTLPEGVTERPKFPVIGKQNPSSEKPTGEWNKVQVTVIDGAISVYINDVLQNEATSTVKEGHIGLQSEGKEVQFRNLVLREA, encoded by the coding sequence ATGCAAGCAAAACTATCAATTATTATCCTATTAGCCTTTTTGGCAGTAAGTTGCGGACAACAGTCCGGTGAGATTTTCAATGGCAAGGACTTGTCGAACTGGAATTTTGTCGTCGAAAACAATGCGGTACCGGGAGACCAGGTATACACAGTGAAGGAGGGAGTGATCTCGATAAAAGGCGAGCCGCTCGGTTACATGTATACAAAAGAGAAGTACCGCAATTTCACGCTCGAACTGGAATACCGTTGGGCGGGAGAAGCAAGCAACAGCGGTGTTTTCATTCTGATTGAAGATCCTGCAAATCCATTCCCCAGGGGGATAGAATGCCAGTTAATGGCCGGAAAGGCCGGTGATTTCGTATTACTGAACGGCTCCGACCTGAACGAGTACACGCTGCCCGAAGGAGTAACGGAGCGACCAAAATTTCCTGTGATCGGGAAACAAAACCCTTCGAGCGAAAAGCCAACGGGAGAGTGGAACAAAGTACAGGTGACAGTGATAGACGGTGCCATCTCCGTGTACATCAACGATGTATTGCAAAACGAAGCGACCAGCACAGTAAAAGAGGGACACATAGGCCTCCAGAGCGAAGGCAAAGAGGTGCAGTTCCGTAATCTGGTACTGCGGGAAGCGTAG
- the ctlX gene encoding citrulline utilization hydrolase CtlX, with amino-acid sequence MQTTSKILMVRPFRFAFNEETAQNNFFQQEGKSDSVAVKALEEFDAFVNQLRGKDVDVTVVQDTPEPWTPDSVFPNNWFSSHISGELVLYPMFAENRRQERKREALGLLTRKMNHRKVIDLTHWEKEDEFLEGTGSMVFDRDKQTAYCCRSPRTSEKVLADFCARMNYDAVVFDATDKNGNLIYHTNVMMAVGNQVAIVCLESIKDDNERQKVVSRLTSAGKIIVDISLDQVARFAGNMLEVKSRNGHPIMVMSASARNALTAPQETIISTYNTILSVPLSTIETNGGGSARCMIAEIFY; translated from the coding sequence ATGCAGACAACATCCAAAATATTGATGGTGCGCCCTTTCAGGTTTGCCTTTAACGAAGAGACGGCACAGAACAATTTTTTCCAGCAGGAGGGGAAATCCGATTCTGTAGCAGTCAAAGCGCTTGAAGAATTTGATGCCTTTGTGAATCAACTTCGCGGTAAAGATGTAGATGTGACGGTTGTACAGGACACTCCCGAACCGTGGACTCCCGATTCGGTTTTCCCAAACAACTGGTTTTCGTCTCATATCTCCGGCGAATTGGTGCTCTACCCTATGTTCGCCGAGAACCGCAGGCAGGAAAGAAAACGGGAGGCGTTGGGCTTACTGACCAGAAAGATGAATCACCGCAAAGTGATTGACCTGACACACTGGGAGAAGGAGGATGAATTCCTGGAAGGCACGGGAAGCATGGTATTCGACCGGGACAAACAGACCGCATACTGTTGCCGTTCACCACGCACCTCGGAGAAAGTATTGGCGGATTTCTGTGCCCGAATGAATTACGATGCAGTGGTGTTTGATGCAACCGATAAAAACGGGAACCTCATCTACCATACCAACGTGATGATGGCGGTGGGTAACCAGGTAGCGATTGTCTGCCTCGAGTCGATCAAAGACGATAATGAACGACAGAAAGTGGTTTCCAGACTGACTTCCGCCGGAAAGATCATTGTCGATATCTCTTTGGATCAGGTAGCCCGGTTCGCGGGTAACATGCTAGAGGTAAAGAGCCGGAACGGTCATCCTATCATGGTGATGTCGGCTTCCGCCCGTAATGCCCTTACCGCGCCACAGGAAACCATCATATCTACCTACAACACCATTTTATCCGTGCCGTTATCGACGATCGAGACAAACGGAGGAGGATCGGCGCGATGTATGATAGCCGAAATTTTTTATTAA
- the rocD gene encoding ornithine--oxo-acid transaminase, protein MNLSAATRQYIDLEEKYGAHNYHPLPVVLSRGKGCYVWDVDGKRYFDFLSAYSAVNQGHCHPKIVRALKEQAEKLCLTSRAFYNDTLGPYEKFIHDYFGYDKVLPMNSGAEAVETALKLARKWGYLKKGIPAAEAIIIACEGNFHGRTISIVSVSTDPDARADYGPYTPGFEVIPYNDPEALAAVLEGKADSIAGFLVEPIQGEAGVNVPDEGYLRSCHELCKRHNVLFIADEVQTGIARTGRKLCCDHEGIRPDIVILGKAISGGVLPVSAVLADDGIMLTIQPGQHGSTFGGFPLACKVATAALEVVEEEKLAEKAGYLGQIFREEMEKIGSPFIRQVRGKGLLNAVVIEPYNGKQAWDVCLKMAENGLLAKPTHNHIIRFAPPLVITGEELKEAIGIIKESIKSLETT, encoded by the coding sequence ATGAATTTATCAGCTGCAACAAGACAGTATATTGACCTGGAAGAGAAGTACGGGGCACACAATTATCATCCTCTGCCGGTAGTACTATCCCGTGGGAAAGGGTGTTATGTCTGGGATGTGGATGGAAAGAGATATTTCGATTTTCTATCGGCTTATTCCGCGGTAAATCAGGGACACTGTCACCCTAAGATTGTAAGGGCCCTGAAGGAGCAGGCAGAGAAACTTTGCCTTACTTCCCGCGCCTTTTACAACGATACACTGGGGCCATACGAAAAGTTTATTCATGATTATTTCGGTTATGACAAGGTATTGCCGATGAACAGTGGCGCCGAGGCGGTGGAGACGGCTCTGAAACTGGCCAGAAAATGGGGTTATCTAAAAAAAGGCATTCCTGCAGCAGAAGCCATCATTATAGCCTGTGAAGGCAATTTTCACGGCAGGACTATCTCTATTGTCTCTGTCTCCACCGATCCGGATGCCCGTGCCGATTATGGTCCCTATACCCCCGGTTTCGAGGTGATACCCTATAATGATCCGGAAGCACTTGCTGCCGTGTTGGAAGGGAAAGCGGATTCCATTGCCGGTTTTTTGGTGGAACCTATCCAGGGGGAAGCAGGTGTAAATGTTCCTGACGAAGGTTATCTCAGGAGTTGTCACGAACTCTGTAAAAGGCATAACGTGCTTTTCATTGCCGATGAAGTGCAGACCGGAATTGCCCGTACCGGCCGGAAACTCTGTTGCGACCATGAAGGGATCCGCCCCGACATTGTAATCCTTGGTAAAGCCATTTCAGGGGGTGTACTGCCTGTCTCTGCCGTTCTGGCTGATGATGGGATCATGCTCACCATCCAACCCGGTCAACATGGATCCACTTTTGGAGGGTTCCCTCTCGCCTGCAAGGTAGCAACCGCAGCATTGGAAGTAGTGGAAGAGGAAAAACTGGCTGAAAAAGCCGGATACCTGGGCCAGATCTTCCGTGAAGAGATGGAGAAGATAGGAAGTCCGTTCATCAGGCAAGTGAGAGGAAAAGGGTTGCTCAATGCAGTCGTCATAGAACCGTATAACGGCAAACAGGCGTGGGATGTCTGCCTGAAGATGGCTGAAAACGGGCTGCTGGCAAAACCGACCCACAATCACATCATCCGTTTTGCACCACCGTTAGTGATCACTGGAGAGGAGCTGAAGGAAGCGATTGGTATTATCAAGGAGTCAATCAAGTCCCTGGAAACTACTTAA
- a CDS encoding TIGR03915 family putative DNA repair protein codes for MIVFTYDNTFDGLLSCVFFAYEQRKFPDLILSEFDQKPLFIDEQYYVDTEKEKSKRVWKGLEKKISKFAQNMLLSVWLSELPETTMLLFRYIRKNIDHPQGIEMNFGDDDVLRIKDIAQKVGTDARKLIQFVRFQETADGIWFAPVSPRYNVLSLIVPHFKSRYAGQPWIIYDTVRNTGLYYDTHTVQEITFSQKDLVELKSGKLDNEKLSDEEAFFQKMWKEYFQSITIKERINLKLQRQHMPKRYWKYLPEIQ; via the coding sequence ATGATTGTTTTTACATACGATAATACTTTCGACGGATTACTTTCATGTGTTTTCTTTGCGTATGAGCAAAGAAAATTTCCCGATCTGATCCTTTCTGAATTCGATCAAAAGCCTCTGTTTATAGATGAGCAGTACTATGTAGATACCGAAAAAGAGAAATCGAAGCGGGTCTGGAAAGGACTGGAGAAAAAAATATCGAAATTCGCACAAAATATGTTGCTGAGCGTTTGGTTATCGGAATTGCCGGAAACAACAATGTTGCTTTTCCGGTATATCCGTAAAAATATCGATCATCCTCAGGGGATTGAAATGAATTTCGGAGATGATGACGTACTTCGTATCAAGGATATCGCACAGAAGGTGGGTACCGATGCCCGGAAACTGATCCAGTTCGTACGTTTTCAGGAGACGGCCGACGGCATCTGGTTTGCCCCTGTTTCTCCACGTTATAATGTGCTTTCATTGATCGTGCCGCATTTTAAATCGCGCTATGCCGGCCAACCCTGGATTATTTACGATACCGTGCGAAATACAGGCCTATACTATGATACGCATACAGTGCAGGAGATAACCTTCTCTCAAAAAGACCTTGTGGAACTAAAATCAGGCAAACTCGACAATGAGAAGCTCTCTGACGAAGAGGCTTTTTTTCAAAAAATGTGGAAAGAATATTTTCAGAGTATCACAATTAAGGAGCGTATCAATCTTAAACTGCAACGGCAGCACATGCCAAAACGTTACTGGAAATACCTTCCGGAGATCCAGTAA
- a CDS encoding DUF5114 domain-containing protein, which produces MNILHVLKKYPAVVLLLLLLIACEEDGDKIYLSGLEESQFVLTETDITLSKENSSKIVLSAAWKNSTLVVSNPNMGAPDLFTAYLQLSTKEDFSSDVIETEGTGESKAYTGAELNAIAKNLGLVPDVATPVYFRLRGSIAPNIESVYSEIKKVNITPYLIDMTIGFILDKDKKQTGLTLASPDANGVYAGFIGATSWYNFFMEEGDGKVWGNLAADGSTFLASSEEGSWNFWYPEPGGCYYTEVNTVRKRWSAIYLPVLEVSGDITGEMTFDRPNTRWYYVFNAASAGTATIRLSGQGDEYNYETGDSAPAADKVTIAFAQENGKLVLAGVAGAVSVQIPAAGECTLILDLSDPKNWTCEVTSGSEEPDHVSQEVYMIGIDDGITGGSWNFDNKLYLYDEDNLAYAGVLNVHSLWGYQVGIEKDNWGDVYTQAGGDAYSGTLEFQGQNNIAAPVPGVYFFDLSLKNLAYALTEAGDYVYVNGLDDKWEFDQTLAATSVPGVYSGSITVRGASTYGFKIYLIRNNWDILFGGSDGKLQYGGNDIPDSNSWPAGTYAITVDLINRTYAIE; this is translated from the coding sequence ATGAATATATTACATGTACTGAAAAAATATCCGGCCGTCGTTCTACTGCTTCTGCTTTTGATCGCCTGCGAAGAAGACGGAGATAAAATATATCTTTCGGGGCTGGAAGAGAGTCAATTTGTCCTTACCGAAACCGATATCACGTTAAGTAAGGAAAATTCTTCGAAGATCGTGCTCTCCGCCGCATGGAAAAACAGTACGCTGGTAGTGAGCAACCCGAATATGGGAGCTCCCGATCTGTTTACGGCATACCTGCAGCTATCTACGAAGGAAGATTTTTCGTCGGACGTGATTGAAACCGAAGGTACCGGGGAATCGAAAGCTTATACCGGTGCAGAGTTGAATGCCATCGCCAAGAATCTGGGACTTGTACCCGATGTGGCGACTCCTGTCTACTTCCGTCTGCGCGGAAGCATAGCCCCCAACATCGAATCGGTATACAGCGAAATAAAGAAAGTCAATATCACGCCCTATCTGATCGATATGACTATCGGGTTTATATTGGATAAGGACAAAAAACAAACAGGTCTTACACTGGCTTCTCCAGATGCGAATGGGGTATATGCTGGATTTATCGGCGCTACTTCGTGGTACAACTTCTTTATGGAAGAGGGTGACGGAAAGGTATGGGGAAATCTTGCGGCAGACGGGTCTACTTTCCTGGCTTCTTCCGAAGAAGGTAGCTGGAACTTCTGGTATCCCGAGCCGGGCGGCTGTTATTATACAGAGGTCAATACTGTGCGTAAACGCTGGTCGGCTATTTATCTGCCGGTATTGGAGGTGAGTGGGGATATCACCGGCGAGATGACGTTTGATCGCCCCAATACGAGATGGTACTATGTTTTCAATGCCGCTTCTGCCGGTACGGCAACGATCCGGTTGAGCGGACAGGGAGATGAGTATAATTACGAGACAGGTGACAGCGCTCCCGCTGCCGATAAAGTGACCATCGCTTTTGCACAGGAAAACGGGAAACTTGTATTGGCCGGAGTGGCAGGTGCTGTTTCCGTACAGATCCCCGCAGCAGGGGAATGTACGTTGATCCTGGACCTGAGCGATCCGAAAAACTGGACGTGTGAAGTGACGAGCGGATCGGAAGAGCCAGATCACGTCAGCCAGGAGGTCTATATGATCGGTATCGATGACGGTATCACAGGAGGAAGCTGGAATTTCGATAATAAGTTGTATCTTTATGATGAGGACAATCTGGCTTATGCCGGCGTGCTGAATGTACATTCACTATGGGGATACCAGGTTGGAATAGAGAAAGACAATTGGGGTGACGTGTACACGCAAGCCGGAGGCGATGCCTATTCCGGAACGCTGGAATTCCAGGGCCAGAACAATATTGCCGCTCCTGTACCGGGTGTTTATTTCTTCGACCTGTCGTTGAAAAACCTCGCCTATGCACTGACTGAGGCAGGCGACTATGTATATGTGAACGGATTGGACGATAAATGGGAGTTCGATCAGACACTTGCGGCGACCTCCGTCCCGGGTGTCTATTCCGGAAGTATTACCGTGAGAGGCGCTTCGACCTACGGATTTAAAATTTACCTTATCCGGAATAACTGGGATATTCTCTTTGGCGGCAGCGACGGGAAATTACAGTATGGTGGTAACGATATTCCCGACAGTAACAGTTGGCCAGCAGGGACTTACGCTATTACGGTAGACCTTATCAACCGGACATATGCCATTGAATGA